A genomic region of Enterococcus sp. 12C11_DIV0727 contains the following coding sequences:
- a CDS encoding BglG family transcription antiterminator, producing the protein MSSKKERKQTLLLLLSKKQDYMTAGELASMLNASPKTIYRLIKKINDETFDGSLILSEKGRGYKLDYEIYMKHDRYSVGKKSNFSPKERRSRILEELLLSSPKAKNVYELFEEYYVGDSVIFNDEQLLAEELKKYDLTLQRKNRALAIVGDETAIRKAISDRIQMLNIIDIEDLRNNKELNFNNYDVLFVLDQLKSIEKKLDIVIPNPYNVNIFSHLYILISRSRKVDLSKKYELSNEEEIELERDFTLKAVAQASIQKIEAYLNKKLSKVEVYYLYQYLVSSRMQGSLSKATTFSPKVMKITHFYLDEMSAQLKILINNDTIFLELANHIKPMLNRLENGIRVKNSLLDQIKMTYEVIFRKITQVSDAVSKKYQLPAINEDENGFITLYFARIIETNQVPIRTLIMCTTGVGTSELLRVKVEKKFPELKIVEVVATRNVAESLKNHSDIELILTTIHLQNRIPIQSLLVSAMFTMDDQHRLQRKIEEIYHER; encoded by the coding sequence ATGAGTTCAAAAAAAGAACGCAAACAAACGTTACTGTTGCTTCTCTCGAAAAAACAAGATTATATGACTGCAGGAGAATTAGCAAGTATGCTAAATGCTTCTCCTAAGACCATTTATCGTTTAATAAAAAAAATTAACGATGAAACCTTCGATGGTTCGCTCATACTATCTGAAAAAGGAAGGGGATACAAGCTAGACTACGAAATATATATGAAACATGATCGATATTCAGTCGGAAAAAAAAGTAATTTTTCACCAAAAGAAAGACGGAGTCGGATTTTGGAGGAGTTGTTGTTATCTTCTCCAAAAGCTAAAAATGTTTATGAACTATTTGAGGAATACTATGTCGGAGATTCAGTGATATTTAATGATGAGCAACTATTAGCCGAAGAATTAAAAAAATATGATTTAACGCTTCAACGTAAAAATCGTGCGTTAGCAATTGTCGGTGATGAAACGGCAATCAGGAAAGCTATATCCGATAGAATACAAATGTTAAATATAATTGATATTGAGGATCTTAGAAACAATAAAGAGCTTAATTTTAATAATTATGATGTGCTGTTTGTTTTAGATCAATTGAAAAGTATCGAAAAGAAGCTTGATATTGTTATTCCAAATCCTTATAACGTAAACATTTTTTCGCATCTTTACATCTTAATCAGTCGTTCGCGAAAAGTGGATCTTTCTAAAAAATATGAATTGTCCAATGAGGAAGAAATTGAGCTAGAGAGAGACTTTACACTCAAAGCGGTTGCACAGGCATCGATTCAAAAGATAGAAGCGTATTTGAATAAAAAACTTTCGAAAGTGGAAGTTTACTATTTGTATCAATACTTAGTTTCTTCAAGAATGCAAGGTTCATTGAGTAAAGCAACAACTTTTTCTCCCAAGGTTATGAAAATCACTCATTTTTATCTGGACGAGATGAGTGCACAATTGAAAATTTTGATCAATAACGACACGATTTTTCTGGAGTTGGCTAATCATATTAAACCTATGCTGAACCGTCTTGAAAATGGGATACGCGTGAAAAATAGTTTGTTGGATCAAATAAAAATGACTTATGAAGTAATTTTTAGGAAAATAACGCAAGTATCTGATGCGGTAAGTAAAAAATATCAATTACCTGCCATAAATGAAGATGAAAATGGGTTTATCACATTATATTTTGCCCGAATCATTGAAACCAATCAGGTTCCTATTCGGACGTTGATTATGTGTACGACTGGAGTTGGGACTTCAGAGCTGTTGAGAGTAAAAGTTGAGAAAAAATTCCCGGAATTAAAAATCGTTGAAGTAGTTGCTACTCGAAATGTAGCAGAATCTTTAAAAAACCATTCCGATATTGAATTGATTCTCACAACCATTCATTTACAAAATAGGATACCCATCCAGTCTTTATTAGTAAGCGCAATGTTTACAATGGATGATCAGCATAGACTTCAAAGAAAGATCGAGGAAATATATCATGAACGCTAG
- a CDS encoding PTS fructose transporter subunit IIB translates to MKIVGVAACTVGIAHTYIAQEKLENAAKNAGYDIHVETQGTIGIENELTDEQIKEADIVILAIDVKISGRERFDGKRIIQVPTEVAVKSPNKLIEKAQEVIAKG, encoded by the coding sequence ATGAAGATAGTAGGCGTAGCAGCATGTACTGTAGGGATTGCCCACACATATATTGCACAAGAAAAATTGGAGAATGCTGCAAAAAATGCAGGATATGATATTCATGTGGAAACACAAGGAACCATTGGAATTGAAAATGAATTAACGGATGAACAAATTAAGGAAGCGGATATTGTCATTTTAGCGATTGATGTAAAAATTTCCGGAAGAGAGCGTTTTGATGGAAAAAGAATCATTCAAGTTCCGACAGAAGTCGCTGTAAAATCACCGAATAAACTAATTGAAAAAGCGCAAGAAGTTATTGCAAAAGGCTAA
- a CDS encoding PTS sugar transporter subunit IIA, translating into MEVKDMVDLKTVKTNMNAKTKDEALKELANLLHENGYISEVDGFIKNIYVREAQGQTGIGNYIAIPHGKSPYVKNIGVAIGINNTEIPWESLDGNGVKGIILFAVGNDNEGATKHLKLLSLFARKLGNDEVVEELIQSESPEDVVRAFS; encoded by the coding sequence ATGGAAGTAAAAGATATGGTTGATTTAAAAACAGTAAAGACAAATATGAATGCAAAAACGAAAGATGAAGCATTGAAAGAATTAGCTAATCTTTTACATGAAAATGGATATATCTCAGAGGTAGATGGTTTTATAAAAAATATCTACGTTAGAGAAGCGCAAGGTCAAACTGGTATTGGAAACTATATAGCTATTCCACATGGAAAAAGTCCATATGTAAAAAATATCGGTGTGGCTATTGGTATCAACAATACTGAAATCCCTTGGGAATCTTTAGATGGAAATGGCGTAAAAGGAATCATTCTTTTTGCAGTTGGAAATGATAACGAAGGAGCAACTAAGCACCTTAAACTATTGTCATTATTTGCGAGAAAACTTGGAAATGATGAAGTAGTGGAGGAACTTATTCAATCCGAATCACCAGAAGATGTAGTGAGAGCATTCTCTTAA
- a CDS encoding PTS sugar transporter subunit IIA produces MNASPLYQIFLDRELISKQQVYQFIAETAVPLLTTKEKGQIVDSFIAREKIGNNQIADQVVLPHLENSLLKKSEIYLIRLKEEMQEWTKDIQNIKLIIVILLKEDEMFEEKKEISNFTRKLADEQFLEKLLTLKMEADFYKEIQKNEEEK; encoded by the coding sequence ATGAACGCTAGTCCTTTATATCAGATTTTTCTAGATCGAGAGTTAATTTCTAAGCAGCAAGTGTATCAATTTATTGCGGAAACGGCAGTACCTTTATTGACGACGAAAGAAAAAGGGCAGATCGTTGACTCTTTCATTGCTCGTGAAAAGATAGGAAATAACCAGATTGCAGATCAAGTTGTATTGCCACATTTAGAAAATTCATTATTGAAAAAAAGTGAGATATATCTTATTCGATTAAAAGAGGAAATGCAAGAGTGGACGAAAGATATTCAGAATATAAAATTAATTATTGTCATCTTACTAAAAGAAGATGAAATGTTTGAAGAAAAAAAGGAAATCAGCAATTTTACTAGAAAATTGGCAGATGAACAATTCTTAGAAAAGCTGTTGACCCTGAAAATGGAAGCGGATTTTTATAAAGAAATACAAAAAAATGAGGAGGAAAAATGA